GTGCAGAACGGGTAGTTGGCGCATTCGGCCCCCGCTTGCGTAATGGCGTTGAACAAAGTTGATTTGCCTACGTTGGGCAATCCTACCACACCTAATTTCATACGGTCACTCCTTGATGGTTTGGCGCACACGGCGCGCATACCTTGGTATTATAGCGAATAATATTATACAACAAGGCGAGCGGTTTTTCAACAAAACCGCATAGATTTGTCGCCAAATCGCAAAAAAGAGGGACTTGTGGGTATGTGGATGGATATTTTGAAGGGTATTTTGTTGGGTTTGGTGCAGGGGCTCACCGAGTTTCTGCCCGTGTCAAGTAGTGGACACCTCTTGCTGTTGGAGCGCATGGGCGTCACCGCGCCCAGCCTCTTGCTCAATCTGCTGACGCACGTCGCCACCCTTCTTGCGGTGCTTATTCTCATGCGAAAGGACGTTATTCTATGGGTACGTCACCCCCTTTCCCGTCGCGCGGGGTGGCTCTACCTCACCTGCATCCCCACCGCTCTCATCGCCGCCTCTTTGATGTATTTCGCCAAGGACGTGCTGACGGGCAAATACCTGTCGTTGGGCTTTTTGGCCACCTCGTGTTTGCTATTTTGGGGCGCGTCCATTCGCCCTCGGCACCGCCCCCTCACCCCCGTCAACGCGCTTTTGACGGGCGTGGTGCACGGCGTGGCGGCCTTGCCGGGGCTATCGCGTTCGGGCGCGACGGTCAGCGCGATGCGCCTTATGGGCATAGACGGCGACGAGGCCGTGCGTCTCTCCTTCCTTATGTCCATACCCGTCATCATAGGTGGCGCCGTCGTGGAGTGTATCGGAGCGGATTGGGGCGCGGTTAACGTGCCCTTGACGGTGGCGGCCGCCCTGTCCTCTTTCGTCTTCGGCCTCGTGGGGTTGCGCCTTATGCTCAAGGCTTTCCGTCGCGCCATGCCCCTCTTCGGCTTCTACACGCTCGCGCTGTCCATCGTGGCCTTGTTCGTGTAAGCAAGGGTATTGTGCTTTCTCCCAAACCCGAACGTAGTGGAATATATACTTCTCTCTATTGACAGACATATACTTTTGGGGTATAATGAAAAGGCCAAACTTGGCAGGGCTTGCCCTGCCGCCAAACATGAATATATTCCTTATGTGGTACAACTCTCTCAATAGCAGTTGTATCTATTATCCTTTCTTTGTACCACAAGGAATGTTTGGAATAAGTTTGGCGACTTATGGGTAATGGAGCAATTACTATATTTGCCGTTCCCATAGGGGGCGGCATCTTATTTATATACAAGAAATAATGCCGCCGTATCTACGAAAGATATGGCGGTTTTTCAAATATGGAGGAAATACTATGAAGAAGACGTTGATTGTCGCATTTTGCTTACTCATCGCAGTTGCTGTCTCTATCGCACTCGCCTCTTGCGCCCCTACGGGTAGCAATTATACGGGCACCTACTACGACTACGAAGACGGCGTCAAAAACGCCAACGATTGGATTAAGTTGGAGAAAGACAGGTGGTCGGACAACGAAGGGATGTCCGGACGGGTGGAATATGTGGACGGCAAGGTCGTCTGCTATCTTTCTATGTTCGGTGAGGAAGACGTCCTCTTGTGGGGCACCGTGAAAAACGGCGTCTTCACCTACACCATCGGCGAACGCAATGCGGCCGGCGACTATGTGTATTACAACGTATACACCGACAACAGCACCGCCTCCGTAAAGGATTCAACGGGGCAAGCCAAATCTTCCGACGATAACGCCGATACGCCCACGCCTTCCGTAAAGACCTACACGGTGAAGTTCGACAGCAAAGGCGGCACGGACGTCGCGCCCAAGACCGTCAAAGAGGGCGAGCGGTTGGAAGCCCCCGCGCAACCCACCAAGACGATGTACGTCTTCGCGGGCTGGTACAAAGATTCGGGCACGCGCAACGTATGGGATTTCGACACCGACCGCGTGACCAAGGATATGACCCTCTACGCCAAGTGGACGGCCGAAGAAGTGCGCGTCACGTCGGTAGACGGCGCCACCATAGACGGCAACAACATTTCCGTCGTCATCGAGAAGAACGTCAACGAGATGGATATGTCGGACAAGGTGGTTTTGAACAACGATTCCGCCACATGGAAACTCTACTACGACAAGATGGGTCGCGATGAAATCCGCACCAAAATAGCCACCAACGACTACGGCAGGTTGGACAGCGGCAGCAACCTCTTCTACATAGTAGTCACTTCGTCGGACGAAACGCAATCCAAGACCTATACGTTGGAACTCTACAAGCGCTACGACGTATCGGTGGGCATATACGACGTGTACGGGGATTACGTGGACTCCTACGCGGTCACTACGTTGGACACCCTGACCGCCCCCTCCAATCTCTCCATTGCGGGCTACACCGTCAACGGCTGGAAATCGAGTAGCGTCAAAATCGGCGAAACCGTACCCAAGAACTACGAGGGCGCCATTCGTCTGACGCCCGACGCCACGCCAAATACCTACACCGTCACCTACCAAGCCAACGGAGGTAGCCTGTCCAAGACCAAACAGACCGTCACCTTCGACAAAGCCGAGCAATTGGCAGTACCCACTCAAGAGGGTTATACCTTTACGGGGTGGACGATGAACGGCGAGGACGTCACCGACGGCACCGCCAAGTGCACCTGGAAGATAGCGGGCGACGTCACCCTGACCGCCCGCTACCGCGCCAACCACTACGCCGTCGTCGTGCAGTCGAACGATACCGACGCGGGCACGGCAAGCATATCGGGCAACGGGTTGGACAACGTCAACGTCTTCTTCAACGTCAACAACGACAAGTGCGCTACCAACGTGCACACCCAGACCGTCACCACCCAAGAGGGCTTGCGCTACCCCGCCGATCCCACGGCCGAGGGCTATCTCTTCCGAGGGTGGTACAAGGACGGCTCTATCTACAACTTCGCAAGAGATATATACGGCGATCTCAACCTGACCGCCGAATGGTACCGCCTACCCACAGGCGCCCGGATCGTCACGGCATACACCGCCGCCTCTTTGGCAGAGGAGACCTATGCCGAGGTGAGCGGTGCGGCCGTCTCCTACTACTTCGTCGCCAAGACGGGCGGCACCTATACCCTCTCCTATCGCAATACCCAAGAGGGTGCTACCTATGGCGCGCGCATTTATGTGAGTGGTGCCAACGGCTACACCAACGTGGTCGCCACTAATACCACACGCAAGACAATCACGTTCACGGCCAATGCGGGTAGCGTATGCTCTATCAATCTGCAACGCGAGGGTGACTACAATACGGGCGTCTACTTCGCCGTGTACGGCGGCAATATGTTCGCAGCTGGCGGCAAAGTCGCCGTGTCCGACCTTAACCGCGTGGTGCTGGCGGGCAATACCGTAACGCTCAAAGCCACCGAGAACACGGGCTATACCTTCGAGGGTTGGTACAAGAACGGCACCAAACTCAGCGCCGACAAAAACTACACCTACCGCTCCCCCGCCGCCGACAGCACCATCACGGCGAGCTACACCTACTACACCGTGTCCACCGACGCCAATCTCAGCGATGCGGGCACCTATACCCAAAAATCACGCGAGAAAGTCACCGTCGGTAGCACCGTCACCCTCACCGCCTCTACCAACAACGGCTATACTTGGTTGGGTTGGTATGACGGCAATACCAAGGTCAGCGAGGGCACCGGCCTCAGTTGCACCATCACAATGACCGCCGAGAATAAGACGTATACGGCCAAGTGGACACCCACGCAGTACACCATCACCTACAATCTGAACAGCGGCACCAACAGTAGCAACAACCCCGCCACCTACACCGTGGAGAGCAACACCATCACGTTGGCCAACGCCACCCGCGCCTACTACACTTTCGGCGGTTGGTATACCAACTCGTCCCTTACCAACCGAAAGACGCAGATCGCCAAGGGAAGTACGGGCGACCTTACCCTCTACGCCAAGTGGACGCCCACACGGTACGCCATCACCTACAACCTCAACGGCGGCACCAATAGCAATAGTAACCCCACTGAGTACACGGTGGAAAGCAACGCCATCACCTTTGCCAACCCCACCCGCACGGGCTACACCTTCGGCGGTTGGTATACCAACTCCGCCTGTACCCAATCCACTACGGGCATTGCCGCAGGTAGCCACGGCTACGTGACGGTATACGCCAAATGGACCATCATCACCTATACCATCACCTACAATCTGAACGGTGGCACCAATAACAATAGTAACCTCACCACCTACACCGTGGAGAGCAATACCATCACGCTCGCCCCCGCCACCCGCGACTACTACACCTTCGGCGGTTGGTATACCAGCTCGTCCCTGACCAACCAAAAGACGCAAATCACCAAGGGAAGTACGGGCGGCCTTACCCTCTATGCAAAGTGGACGCCCACACAATACACGA
This sequence is a window from Clostridia bacterium. Protein-coding genes within it:
- a CDS encoding undecaprenyl-diphosphate phosphatase, producing the protein MWMDILKGILLGLVQGLTEFLPVSSSGHLLLLERMGVTAPSLLLNLLTHVATLLAVLILMRKDVILWVRHPLSRRAGWLYLTCIPTALIAASLMYFAKDVLTGKYLSLGFLATSCLLFWGASIRPRHRPLTPVNALLTGVVHGVAALPGLSRSGATVSAMRLMGIDGDEAVRLSFLMSIPVIIGGAVVECIGADWGAVNVPLTVAAALSSFVFGLVGLRLMLKAFRRAMPLFGFYTLALSIVALFV
- a CDS encoding InlB B-repeat-containing protein, whose translation is MKKTLIVAFCLLIAVAVSIALASCAPTGSNYTGTYYDYEDGVKNANDWIKLEKDRWSDNEGMSGRVEYVDGKVVCYLSMFGEEDVLLWGTVKNGVFTYTIGERNAAGDYVYYNVYTDNSTASVKDSTGQAKSSDDNADTPTPSVKTYTVKFDSKGGTDVAPKTVKEGERLEAPAQPTKTMYVFAGWYKDSGTRNVWDFDTDRVTKDMTLYAKWTAEEVRVTSVDGATIDGNNISVVIEKNVNEMDMSDKVVLNNDSATWKLYYDKMGRDEIRTKIATNDYGRLDSGSNLFYIVVTSSDETQSKTYTLELYKRYDVSVGIYDVYGDYVDSYAVTTLDTLTAPSNLSIAGYTVNGWKSSSVKIGETVPKNYEGAIRLTPDATPNTYTVTYQANGGSLSKTKQTVTFDKAEQLAVPTQEGYTFTGWTMNGEDVTDGTAKCTWKIAGDVTLTARYRANHYAVVVQSNDTDAGTASISGNGLDNVNVFFNVNNDKCATNVHTQTVTTQEGLRYPADPTAEGYLFRGWYKDGSIYNFARDIYGDLNLTAEWYRLPTGARIVTAYTAASLAEETYAEVSGAAVSYYFVAKTGGTYTLSYRNTQEGATYGARIYVSGANGYTNVVATNTTRKTITFTANAGSVCSINLQREGDYNTGVYFAVYGGNMFAAGGKVAVSDLNRVVLAGNTVTLKATENTGYTFEGWYKNGTKLSADKNYTYRSPAADSTITASYTYYTVSTDANLSDAGTYTQKSREKVTVGSTVTLTASTNNGYTWLGWYDGNTKVSEGTGLSCTITMTAENKTYTAKWTPTQYTITYNLNSGTNSSNNPATYTVESNTITLANATRAYYTFGGWYTNSSLTNRKTQIAKGSTGDLTLYAKWTPTRYAITYNLNGGTNSNSNPTEYTVESNAITFANPTRTGYTFGGWYTNSACTQSTTGIAAGSHGYVTVYAKWTIITYTITYNLNGGTNNNSNLTTYTVESNTITLAPATRDYYTFGGWYTSSSLTNQKTQITKGSTGGLTLYAKWTPTQYTITYNLNGGTNDSNNPTKYTVESNDITFADATRTGYTFGGWYTNSSLTNKKTQIAKGSTGDLTLYAKWTPTQYTITYNLNGGTNSGSNPATYTVESNTITLADATRTGYTFAGWYTNSVCTQSTTGIAAGSHGNMTVYAKWNIITYTITYNLNGGTNSGSNPTTYTVETIGEGVTLAPATKETARNITNKSLGNGNYSVTTETTAYTFLGWYKESTFVNKVTTITSADGDVMLYAKWSETTSTTTTESAYLRDGNYIYFGTYPQTEVTDSTIKTALNTTAGTLPTAENAQAWTSYGYYINGSVSDYMWYIDLTYNGEKYRGVYFTSYRPYSTRFSSGASNSIQDENGYTTGNVYWFQYEPIKWRILSEAGGEALILCEMIIDSREFYHENVDYYTFSHNGGTGYANNYALSNIRKWLNDTFYNTAFNDLQKELILLTTVNNSARSTNPDSSATAFNSGNNTYACANTQDYVFLLSEQEVTTAAYGFSSNYGDKDTARRKQNTDYAKCQGAETSTNSSYYGNGYWWLRSPISSYSYSARFVSYYGNVGSYRNVGDTSSGVVPALKIRLS